Proteins from a single region of Candidatus Puniceispirillum marinum IMCC1322:
- a CDS encoding HIT domain-containing protein, producing the protein MAAYDDNNIFAKILRGDIPCHKCDEDEFTLSFHDIAPQAPVHVLVIPKGRYVDYTDFASHASAAEIAGFAKAIQRVAEKTGISETGYRIISNIGVNGHQEVPHLHMHVIGGAPTGPMLSKQG; encoded by the coding sequence ATGGCTGCATATGACGATAATAATATTTTTGCGAAAATCCTGCGTGGTGACATTCCATGTCATAAATGTGACGAGGATGAGTTCACCTTGTCATTTCATGATATTGCCCCACAAGCCCCCGTGCATGTGCTGGTAATCCCCAAAGGGCGATATGTGGATTATACCGATTTTGCCAGCCATGCCTCGGCCGCAGAAATCGCTGGCTTTGCCAAGGCGATCCAGCGTGTTGCCGAAAAAACCGGAATCAGTGAAACAGGTTATCGGATTATTTCGAATATCGGTGTTAACGGGCATCAAGAAGTGCCGCATCTGCATATGCATGTGATTGGCGGCGCGCCGACTGGCCCGATGCTGAGCAAACAGGGGTAA
- a CDS encoding GNAT family N-acetyltransferase, with protein MTPEILKDHVAKLSVETVASLTASDINELCDAAEEAIKSGGGFGWLTPPPRSVMEDYWRGVQMIPERHLIAARLDKMIGGCCQIVRPPRNNEAQSFSCNLTTFFVAPWARGHGLAQKMIGEAEALAKSEGFSMINLDVRATQTRAIQSFEARGFKRYASNEYYAKVDGKYVMGYYYHKAL; from the coding sequence ATGACGCCCGAAATTCTGAAAGATCATGTCGCAAAACTGTCGGTCGAAACGGTAGCAAGCCTGACAGCAAGTGACATCAATGAATTATGTGATGCGGCCGAAGAAGCCATTAAATCGGGTGGTGGCTTTGGCTGGTTGACGCCGCCGCCGCGTTCGGTGATGGAAGATTACTGGCGCGGTGTTCAAATGATCCCCGAACGGCATCTGATTGCGGCACGCCTTGATAAGATGATCGGGGGTTGTTGCCAGATTGTGCGTCCACCGCGCAATAACGAAGCGCAGTCATTTAGCTGTAATCTGACAACATTCTTTGTCGCCCCCTGGGCGCGGGGTCATGGATTAGCGCAAAAGATGATTGGCGAGGCGGAAGCGCTGGCCAAATCCGAAGGGTTTTCGATGATTAACCTTGATGTGCGCGCAACCCAGACCCGGGCGATCCAGTCTTTTGAAGCCCGCGGATTCAAACGCTATGCGAGTAATGAATATTATGCCAAGGTCGATGGTAAATATGTGATGGGCTATTATTATCACAAAGCCCTGTAG
- a CDS encoding helix-turn-helix transcriptional regulator: MTPFGYKMRQLRADKNVTQQQQADFLGVSKAYISALENGARGKPSTVLVDQICVWLGLIWDDAEELKRLATLSHPKPTIDVRKHTPDAVMLANMMAQNIERLDDQDCRLLLTALEKRLR; encoded by the coding sequence ATGACACCTTTTGGCTATAAAATGCGCCAATTGCGGGCAGATAAGAATGTCACCCAACAACAACAAGCTGATTTTCTGGGGGTGTCAAAAGCCTATATCTCGGCTTTGGAAAATGGCGCAAGAGGCAAGCCTTCAACGGTGCTTGTCGATCAGATATGTGTATGGCTTGGCCTGATCTGGGATGATGCCGAAGAATTGAAGCGGCTGGCGACATTGTCGCATCCGAAACCAACCATAGATGTGCGCAAGCATACGCCCGATGCGGTGATGTTGGCTAATATGATGGCACAGAATATCGAACGGCTGGACGATCAGGATTGCCGACTGCTTTTGACCGCGTTGGAAAAGCGTCTGAGATAA